Proteins from one Mucilaginibacter jinjuensis genomic window:
- a CDS encoding RagB/SusD family nutrient uptake outer membrane protein — translation MKNNLIKTFILAALLTGGLTSCKKELNREPINTATADNVYSTATGYKQSLAKVYGAYALTGSTGSGSSDLGGIDAGTSDFLRLYWNAQELPTDEAICAWNDVGLHDFHDMNWTSGNTFLNGLYTRCVYQITVANSFIAQSTDDKIAARGFTGADADNIRHYRAEARFLRAFQYWVLMDLFANPPFVDENSPIGKVYPAQISRASLFAYVESELKAIDGSLVAAKANEYGRADQGAEWALLARLYLNAEVYLGSGKGRYTDAATYAAKVIGAGYTLNTNYANLFKADNNLNNPEVILSINYDGVTGQNYGGTTFLINSCLNAALNPAAYGVAGGGWGGNRAVSTLPATTFGDYSGNTDKRAMFAGPKIANDDESTFTDGLAVVKFTNMTSAGVAAPSPNGVFTSTDFPLFRLAEMYLTYSEALLRGGTGTAGSALDAYNKVRARAYGNTNGNVTSVALNDILAERSRELYFEAVRRTDLIRFGQFYGDNYKWPWKGGVAAGRAVESFRTIYPIPAPDLSANPNLKQNQGY, via the coding sequence ATGAAAAATAATCTGATTAAAACTTTTATACTCGCAGCCCTGCTTACAGGTGGTTTAACCTCCTGCAAAAAAGAGCTGAACCGGGAACCAATTAATACGGCCACTGCCGATAATGTATACAGCACAGCTACGGGTTACAAACAATCATTAGCTAAAGTATACGGTGCGTATGCCTTAACAGGCAGCACCGGTTCAGGAAGCTCTGATCTGGGTGGTATTGATGCCGGTACTTCCGACTTTTTACGCCTTTACTGGAACGCACAGGAATTACCTACCGATGAGGCCATCTGCGCCTGGAACGATGTAGGCTTGCACGACTTCCATGATATGAACTGGACATCGGGCAACACTTTCCTGAATGGTTTATACACCCGCTGCGTATACCAGATCACGGTAGCCAACTCATTTATCGCACAATCAACTGATGATAAAATAGCTGCACGTGGCTTTACAGGTGCAGATGCAGATAACATACGCCATTACCGTGCTGAAGCCCGTTTTTTACGCGCTTTTCAATACTGGGTACTGATGGATTTATTTGCTAACCCACCATTTGTTGACGAGAACTCGCCTATTGGTAAAGTTTACCCTGCACAAATAAGCCGTGCCAGCCTGTTTGCGTATGTAGAGTCTGAATTAAAAGCAATTGATGGCTCATTAGTTGCGGCAAAAGCAAACGAATATGGCCGTGCTGATCAGGGTGCCGAATGGGCATTACTGGCTCGTTTATATTTAAATGCCGAAGTTTATTTAGGTAGCGGCAAGGGCCGCTATACCGATGCCGCAACTTATGCAGCAAAAGTAATTGGTGCAGGTTATACTTTAAATACAAACTACGCTAACCTCTTTAAGGCTGATAATAACCTGAATAATCCGGAAGTAATTTTATCTATCAACTATGATGGTGTTACCGGCCAAAATTATGGCGGTACAACCTTCCTGATCAACTCATGCTTAAACGCAGCTTTAAACCCTGCAGCTTATGGTGTAGCCGGTGGTGGTTGGGGTGGTAACCGTGCGGTAAGTACACTACCAGCAACTACATTCGGTGATTACAGCGGTAATACTGATAAACGCGCCATGTTTGCCGGACCAAAGATTGCTAATGACGATGAATCGACCTTTACTGATGGTCTTGCGGTAGTTAAATTTACCAATATGACTTCGGCAGGTGTAGCCGCACCATCGCCAAATGGTGTATTTACTTCAACAGATTTTCCATTGTTCCGCCTTGCGGAAATGTATCTGACTTATTCTGAAGCGTTGTTACGTGGCGGAACCGGTACAGCAGGCAGTGCGTTAGATGCTTATAATAAAGTACGTGCACGTGCTTATGGTAATACCAACGGTAATGTAACTTCGGTTGCACTAAACGACATCTTAGCCGAACGTAGCCGTGAGTTGTATTTTGAGGCAGTACGTCGTACAGACTTAATCCGTTTCGGTCAGTTTTATGGTGATAACTACAAATGGCCTTGGAAAGGTGGCGTGGCAGCAGGCCGTGCGGTTGAATCATTCCGTACCATTTACCCTATCCCTGCACCAGATTTGAGCGCTAACCCTAACTTGAAACAAAACCAAGGATATTAA
- a CDS encoding SusE domain-containing protein, whose product MMKRYLHTVLAAGCVSLLMLASCKKDETKLVADPANAKGGTLAASASTLVLTKATETTTAVTFTVTQPSFGYPAAPTNTLQLDVSGDNFAAPKEVVLAAKAGSVVYTGLDFNALALSLNMKTGVAAPMQVRVKSQISTAVAPVYSNVVTVTVTPYPLISYVYVPGAYQGWNPATADSLKSATGNGVYTGIINFVGTDLTYKITTAKNWNTAYGDAGSGAVSTTASSNLTAPAVGNTQLVLDENKNTLTMKAYQISIIGDGALGWDAGDDIDMTFNNGTQTWSGTATLKASGSIKFRLNHAWDTSYGGANGVASTTAGNIAIPADGKYLVTFSEATLTYTLTKQ is encoded by the coding sequence ATGATGAAAAGATATTTACATACAGTTTTAGCAGCAGGCTGCGTTTCGCTGCTGATGCTGGCATCCTGCAAAAAGGATGAAACCAAACTTGTGGCCGACCCAGCCAACGCCAAAGGCGGCACACTTGCTGCATCGGCCAGTACATTGGTATTAACCAAGGCTACCGAAACTACTACAGCAGTTACTTTCACAGTTACACAACCAAGCTTTGGTTACCCTGCTGCCCCTACCAATACATTACAGCTTGATGTGAGCGGCGATAACTTTGCTGCTCCTAAAGAAGTTGTACTGGCTGCAAAAGCAGGCTCAGTAGTTTATACCGGTTTAGATTTTAATGCCCTTGCATTATCATTAAATATGAAAACCGGTGTTGCAGCGCCAATGCAGGTGCGTGTAAAATCACAGATCTCTACAGCAGTTGCGCCAGTATATTCAAATGTGGTAACGGTAACTGTTACGCCTTACCCATTAATATCTTATGTATACGTACCGGGCGCTTACCAGGGCTGGAATCCGGCTACTGCTGATAGCTTAAAATCGGCTACAGGTAATGGCGTATACACCGGTATTATCAACTTTGTAGGTACTGATCTTACTTATAAAATTACAACTGCCAAAAACTGGAACACTGCCTATGGCGATGCAGGTAGTGGCGCAGTAAGCACTACTGCCAGCAGTAACTTAACTGCACCGGCCGTTGGCAATACCCAACTGGTACTTGATGAGAACAAAAACACCCTGACCATGAAAGCATACCAGATCAGCATTATTGGTGACGGTGCACTTGGTTGGGATGCCGGCGACGATATTGACATGACCTTTAACAATGGCACCCAGACCTGGAGCGGCACTGCTACATTAAAGGCTTCGGGCAGTATTAAATTCAGGTTAAACCACGCCTGGGATACCAGTTATGGTGGTGCCAATGGTGTAGCAAGTACTACCGCAGGCAATATTGCGATACCTGCCGATGGTAAATACCTGGTTACCTTTAGCGAGGCAACCCTTACTTATACCCTAACTAAACAATAA